Proteins co-encoded in one Melanotaenia boesemani isolate fMelBoe1 chromosome 23, fMelBoe1.pri, whole genome shotgun sequence genomic window:
- the selenoo2 gene encoding selenoprotein O2 isoform X1: MRASHNPHTTSMESSGCASSALEQLPFNNTALKKLPVDVSDQPGSRTVPAACFSQIWSLQPLVRPRFVALSESALSLLGLNAQDVLSDPLGPEYLSGSRLLPGSEPAAHCYSGHQFGLFAGQLGDGAVMYLGEVKTGIHGRWEIQVKGAGVTPYSRDGDGRKVLRSSIREFLCSEAMASLGIPTTRAASLVTSDLYVSRDPLNRGSRIPERCSVVLRLAPSFVRFGSFEIFLGRDEFSGLQGPSADQHDIRAQLLDYVVETFYPHIQQAYDNRKERNMAFFRDVMLRTAKLVAQWQCVGFCHGVLNTDNMSILGLTLDYGPFGFMDRFDPDFVCNASDKRRRYSYQAQPAVCRWNLARLAEALGSELNASEAGAILDNFMPTYEAFYLSIMRKKLGLLRKEETEDNVLISDLLRVMHNTGADFTNTFRLLSRVPWPEDGDNERTTVGPVVDLILEQCASIEELKHFGRQSYQDNIELAMILSMAQTNPVMFEMVADRPDVAQQLGLMGRLKELLETDQDELKEKQCDDWIRWLCQYRRRLARECDGTSDLSLIKKERLRVMNCNNPRVVLRNYIAQNAIQAAEKGDFYEVNRVLKVLEKPYAEPEPLCEPDSCGDKEHKQREFADSYDAKPPSWAQTICIT, from the exons ATGAGGGCGTCTCATAATCCGCACACAACTTCCATGGAGTCCTCGGGGTGTGCGTCCTCCGCTCTGGAGCAATTACCTTTCAACAACACCGCGTTGAAAAAGCTGCCGGTGGATGTATCAGATCAGCCCGGGTCCAGGACGGTGCCAGCTGCTTGTTTCTCCCAAATTTGGTCCCTCCAGCCTCTGGTCCGTCCCAGGTTCGTGGCGCTGTCCGAGTCAGCGCTGTCTCTGCTCGGCCTGAACGCGCAGGACGTGTTGAGCGATCCTCTGGGTCCGGAATACTTGAGTGGTTCTAGGCTTCTGCCGGGCTCCGAGCCGGCTGCGCACTGCTACAGTGGGCACCAATTCGGGCTGTTTGCGGGGCAATTGGGTGATGGGGCAGTGATGTATCTGGGAGAGGTGAAAACGGGCATCCATGGGCGCTGGGAGATACAAGTGAAAGGTGCAGGTGTCACACCCTACTCCAG AGATGGTGACGGCAGAAAGGTGCTTCGCTCCAGCATCAGAGAGTTCCTTTGCAGCGAAGCTATGGCTTCTTTGGGAATCCCCACCACCCGTGCAGCCTCCCTCGTAACCTCTGACCTCTATGTCAGCAGAGATCCGCTCAACAGAGGCAGCCGCATCCCAGAGCGCTGCTCAGTCGTCCTGCGTCTCGCCCCCTCTTTCGTCAG GTTTGGCTCCTTCGAGATATTTCTAGGTCGAGATGAATTCTCTGGTTTGCAGGGTCCCAGTGCAGACCAACACGATATCCGTGCTCAGCTTCTGGATTATGTGGTCGAGACTTTCTACCCCCACATTCAGCAGGCTTATGACAACAGGAAGGAGAGGAACATGGCTTTTTTCAGAGAC GTGATGCTGCGAACTGCTAAACTGGTGGCCCAGTGGCAGTGTGTTGGCTTTTGTCATGGTGTCCTTAACACAGATAACATGAGCATACTGGGTCTTACTCTGGACTATGGCCCCTTTGGTTTCATGGACAG ATTTGACCCAGACTTTGTTTGCAACGCCTCAGACAAAAGAAGACGGTATTCATATCAAGCCCAGCCTGCTGTGTGCCGCTGGAATCTGGCTCGCCTGGCAGAAGCCTTGGGCTCTGAGCTGAATGCATCAGAGGCAGGAGCAATCCTAGATAACTTCATGCCTACATATGAAGCCTTCTACCTGAGTATCATGAGGAAAAAGCTGGGCCTTctgagaaaagaagaaacagaggaCAATGTGCTCATATCAGATTTACTGCGTGTCATGCACAACactg GTGCAGATTTCACCAACACATTTCGCCTGTTGAGTCGTGTACCCTGGCCTGAAGATGGGGACAATGAGAGGACCACTGTGGGGCCAGTGGTGGACCTCATCCTAGAGCAGTGTGCCTCTATTGAGGAGTTAAAG CATTTTGGAAGACAGTCTTACCAAGATAATAT TGAACTGGCAATGATTCTGTCCATGGCACAAACCAACCCAGTCATGTTTGAAATGGTGGCAGACAGGCCAGATGTGGCCCAACAGCTGGGATTAATGGGCCGGTTAAAGGAGCTCCTCGAGACGGATCAAGATGAGctaaaagaaaagcagtgtGATGACTGGATCCGCTGGCTTTGCCAGTACAG GAGGCGTTTGGCTCGAGAGTGTGATGGCACCAGTGATTTGTCACTTATCAAAAAGGAGAGACTCAGGGTGATGAACTGCAACAATCCCCGTGTGGTGTTGCGCAACTACATTGCCCAGAATGCAATTCAGGCAGCAGAGAAAGGAGACTTCTATGAG GTCAACAGAGTTCTCAAAGTTCTGGAGAAGCCATATGCCGAACCTGAGCCTTTGTGTGAACCTGATTCATGTGGGGATAAGGAGCACAAACAGAGGGAGTTTGCTGACTCCTATGATGCAAAACCTCCTTCCTGGGCACAGACTATCTGTATCACATGA
- the selenoo2 gene encoding selenoprotein O2 isoform X2, translating into MRASHNPHTTSMESSGCASSALEQLPFNNTALKKLPVDVSDQPGSRTVPAACFSQIWSLQPLVRPRFVALSESALSLLGLNAQDVLSDPLGPEYLSGSRLLPGSEPAAHCYSGHQFGLFAGQLGDGAVMYLGEVKTGIHGRWEIQVKGAGVTPYSRDGDGRKVLRSSIREFLCSEAMASLGIPTTRAASLVTSDLYVSRDPLNRGSRIPERCSVVLRLAPSFVRFGSFEIFLGRDEFSGLQGPSADQHDIRAQLLDYVVETFYPHIQQAYDNRKERNMAFFRDVMLRTAKLVAQWQCVGFCHGVLNTDNMSILGLTLDYGPFGFMDRFDPDFVCNASDKRRRYSYQAQPAVCRWNLARLAEALGSELNASEAGAILDNFMPTYEAFYLSIMRKKLGLLRKEETEDNVLISDLLRVMHNTGADFTNTFRLLSRVPWPEDGDNERTTVGPVVDLILEQCASIEELKVANKPTMEDRELAMILSMAQTNPVMFEMVADRPDVAQQLGLMGRLKELLETDQDELKEKQCDDWIRWLCQYRRRLARECDGTSDLSLIKKERLRVMNCNNPRVVLRNYIAQNAIQAAEKGDFYEVNRVLKVLEKPYAEPEPLCEPDSCGDKEHKQREFADSYDAKPPSWAQTICIT; encoded by the exons ATGAGGGCGTCTCATAATCCGCACACAACTTCCATGGAGTCCTCGGGGTGTGCGTCCTCCGCTCTGGAGCAATTACCTTTCAACAACACCGCGTTGAAAAAGCTGCCGGTGGATGTATCAGATCAGCCCGGGTCCAGGACGGTGCCAGCTGCTTGTTTCTCCCAAATTTGGTCCCTCCAGCCTCTGGTCCGTCCCAGGTTCGTGGCGCTGTCCGAGTCAGCGCTGTCTCTGCTCGGCCTGAACGCGCAGGACGTGTTGAGCGATCCTCTGGGTCCGGAATACTTGAGTGGTTCTAGGCTTCTGCCGGGCTCCGAGCCGGCTGCGCACTGCTACAGTGGGCACCAATTCGGGCTGTTTGCGGGGCAATTGGGTGATGGGGCAGTGATGTATCTGGGAGAGGTGAAAACGGGCATCCATGGGCGCTGGGAGATACAAGTGAAAGGTGCAGGTGTCACACCCTACTCCAG AGATGGTGACGGCAGAAAGGTGCTTCGCTCCAGCATCAGAGAGTTCCTTTGCAGCGAAGCTATGGCTTCTTTGGGAATCCCCACCACCCGTGCAGCCTCCCTCGTAACCTCTGACCTCTATGTCAGCAGAGATCCGCTCAACAGAGGCAGCCGCATCCCAGAGCGCTGCTCAGTCGTCCTGCGTCTCGCCCCCTCTTTCGTCAG GTTTGGCTCCTTCGAGATATTTCTAGGTCGAGATGAATTCTCTGGTTTGCAGGGTCCCAGTGCAGACCAACACGATATCCGTGCTCAGCTTCTGGATTATGTGGTCGAGACTTTCTACCCCCACATTCAGCAGGCTTATGACAACAGGAAGGAGAGGAACATGGCTTTTTTCAGAGAC GTGATGCTGCGAACTGCTAAACTGGTGGCCCAGTGGCAGTGTGTTGGCTTTTGTCATGGTGTCCTTAACACAGATAACATGAGCATACTGGGTCTTACTCTGGACTATGGCCCCTTTGGTTTCATGGACAG ATTTGACCCAGACTTTGTTTGCAACGCCTCAGACAAAAGAAGACGGTATTCATATCAAGCCCAGCCTGCTGTGTGCCGCTGGAATCTGGCTCGCCTGGCAGAAGCCTTGGGCTCTGAGCTGAATGCATCAGAGGCAGGAGCAATCCTAGATAACTTCATGCCTACATATGAAGCCTTCTACCTGAGTATCATGAGGAAAAAGCTGGGCCTTctgagaaaagaagaaacagaggaCAATGTGCTCATATCAGATTTACTGCGTGTCATGCACAACactg GTGCAGATTTCACCAACACATTTCGCCTGTTGAGTCGTGTACCCTGGCCTGAAGATGGGGACAATGAGAGGACCACTGTGGGGCCAGTGGTGGACCTCATCCTAGAGCAGTGTGCCTCTATTGAGGAGTTAAAGGTGGCTAATAAGCCTACAATGGAGGACCG TGAACTGGCAATGATTCTGTCCATGGCACAAACCAACCCAGTCATGTTTGAAATGGTGGCAGACAGGCCAGATGTGGCCCAACAGCTGGGATTAATGGGCCGGTTAAAGGAGCTCCTCGAGACGGATCAAGATGAGctaaaagaaaagcagtgtGATGACTGGATCCGCTGGCTTTGCCAGTACAG GAGGCGTTTGGCTCGAGAGTGTGATGGCACCAGTGATTTGTCACTTATCAAAAAGGAGAGACTCAGGGTGATGAACTGCAACAATCCCCGTGTGGTGTTGCGCAACTACATTGCCCAGAATGCAATTCAGGCAGCAGAGAAAGGAGACTTCTATGAG GTCAACAGAGTTCTCAAAGTTCTGGAGAAGCCATATGCCGAACCTGAGCCTTTGTGTGAACCTGATTCATGTGGGGATAAGGAGCACAAACAGAGGGAGTTTGCTGACTCCTATGATGCAAAACCTCCTTCCTGGGCACAGACTATCTGTATCACATGA